Proteins encoded in a region of the Sander lucioperca isolate FBNREF2018 chromosome 4, SLUC_FBN_1.2, whole genome shotgun sequence genome:
- the ier2b gene encoding immediate early response 2b — MSATTAMEVNVEARRILAVSISKLYASRTQRGGLRLHRSLLLSMVMRSARDIYHSSRETEGQTSEEPMETSSSPVEQTVLPEPQSEPQPALNSVETPTEVPDSEGEEEEEEEGCDSEITEDKENMSPTKQSRKRRGKASAAPDFLPSKRARLEPGEERYAAPMGSCRAGAGDSLSALSLNRVIPAF, encoded by the coding sequence ATGAGTGCCACGACCGCTATGGAAGTGAACGTCGAAGCCAGACGGATCCTGGCTGTGTCGATAAGCAAGCTGTACGCTTCCAGGACCCAGAGAGGCGGACTGAGACTCCACCGGAGCCTTCTGCTCTCCATGGTCATGAGGTCTGCCCGGGACATCTATCACTCCTCCCGGGAGACCGAGGGGCAAACATCGGAGGAGCCGATGGAGACCAGCTCCAGCCCGGTGGAACAAACTGTGTTACCCGAGCCTCAGTCTGAGCCCCAGCCGGCACTGAACTCAGTCGAGACGCCCACAGAGGTGCCGGACAgcgaaggagaagaagaagaagaagaagaagggtgTGATAGTGAAATCACAGAGGACAAAGAGAACATGAGCCCGACGAAGCAGTCCAGGAAACGCCGGGGCAAGGCGTCGGCGGCGCCTGACTTCCTTCCCAGCAAGAGGGCGAGGCTGGAGCCCGGGGAGGAGAGGTATGCGGCCCCGATGGGCAGCTGTCGCGCCGGGGC